A stretch of bacterium DNA encodes these proteins:
- a CDS encoding KH domain-containing protein yields the protein VPGPSRVEREAVRVEADTGKQAVPPAPEHSDRGAARPVGESLAAAELIAPTRGLSPDDAAGVQRGIAEELMRRAGFPSRCNVIEGEYNQVRITVDSDSAAVLIGRRGSTIDAVEHLVERMANQAVGDHTRMNLDINNYRLRREGQLEANAQDAVRQMLESGKDVHTPPLCARERRIVHLAIEKIADATTYTAGFGPDRHVVVTRDEKQDGKAPGDDREQDDDVLIDRSPDAQAEADDTAEER from the coding sequence GGTCCCCGGGCCGTCCCGCGTCGAAAGGGAGGCCGTTCGCGTCGAGGCGGACACGGGGAAACAGGCCGTCCCGCCGGCGCCCGAGCACAGCGACAGGGGCGCGGCGCGGCCCGTAGGCGAGTCGCTGGCCGCGGCGGAGCTGATCGCGCCGACCCGCGGACTCTCGCCCGACGACGCAGCCGGGGTCCAGCGCGGCATCGCCGAGGAGCTGATGAGGCGCGCCGGCTTTCCCAGCCGCTGCAACGTCATCGAGGGCGAGTACAACCAGGTGAGGATCACCGTCGACTCCGACAGCGCGGCCGTGCTGATCGGCCGACGCGGCAGCACCATCGACGCGGTCGAACATCTCGTCGAGCGCATGGCCAACCAGGCGGTCGGGGATCACACCCGCATGAACCTGGACATCAACAACTATCGGCTTCGCCGCGAGGGCCAACTGGAGGCGAACGCCCAGGACGCCGTGCGCCAGATGCTCGAGTCGGGCAAGGATGTGCACACGCCGCCGCTGTGCGCGCGCGAACGCCGCATCGTACACCTCGCGATCGAGAAGATCGCCGACGCGACGACATACACCGCCGGCTTCGGGCCCGACCGCCACGTGGTGGTCACGCGCGACGAGAAGCAGGATGGCAAAGCCCCGGGAGACGACCGGGAGCAGGACGACGATGTTCTGATAGATCGTTCGCCGGATGCGCAAGCGGAGGCGGACGACACGGCGGAAGAGCGGTAG